One Terriglobia bacterium DNA segment encodes these proteins:
- a CDS encoding M67 family metallopeptidase has translation MEIRLKIDQLESIHSHGEREYPNECCGMLLGRADGAAKEVSEAVPLKNLRLDSARAQELLPLEDPGRESEKNRFLIDPLEQLRVEREARKRGLDVVGYYHSHPDHPARPSNYDREHAWPWYSYVILSVERGKAAEMTSWVLSEDRSQFDPEPLKL, from the coding sequence ATGGAAATTAGACTGAAGATCGACCAGCTTGAGAGCATTCACTCCCATGGTGAGCGTGAATACCCAAACGAATGCTGTGGTATGCTGCTGGGCCGCGCGGACGGCGCTGCCAAGGAAGTGTCCGAGGCAGTGCCTTTGAAGAATTTACGGCTTGATTCTGCGCGCGCACAGGAACTGCTGCCACTGGAAGATCCCGGGCGCGAATCAGAAAAAAACCGCTTCCTGATTGATCCACTGGAGCAACTGCGGGTTGAGCGGGAAGCGCGCAAGCGCGGGCTGGACGTGGTGGGTTACTACCACTCTCATCCGGACCATCCGGCCCGCCCTTCAAATTACGACCGCGAACACGCCTGGCCGTGGTACTCTTATGTCATTCTTTCGGTTGAGCGCGGCAAGGCCGCTGAAATGACCTCCTGGGTCCTATCGGAAGACCGGTCGCAATTTGATCCTGAACCGTTGAAACTTTAG
- a CDS encoding AAA family ATPase: protein MSPAEERVIRVLRPSVIVLCGPAACGKSTFAERHFRRTHVISSDLCRQLLCDDETDQRYQAQTFALVNFLIGQRLSINRICVVDSTAITPGARKSLLDLGRKYRVRTELFLFDIALEKCLERDRARTRSVGPKVIEEQYQLFKQAQESVGAEGFDEIVELREPDLQSVRCEILYRPINPINPNNHMKRRNDSTIPAKGPEPRS, encoded by the coding sequence ATGTCTCCTGCGGAAGAACGGGTCATTCGAGTGCTTCGGCCATCAGTGATTGTTTTATGCGGCCCGGCGGCATGTGGAAAATCGACGTTCGCTGAAAGGCATTTTCGTCGTACTCATGTTATTTCATCCGACCTTTGCCGGCAGTTGTTATGCGATGACGAGACTGACCAGCGTTACCAGGCACAAACATTTGCTCTTGTGAACTTTCTCATTGGTCAGCGCCTTTCCATCAACCGCATTTGTGTTGTTGATTCAACGGCGATAACTCCTGGGGCACGAAAGTCTCTGCTGGATCTTGGCCGGAAGTACCGGGTCCGTACAGAGCTCTTTCTCTTTGATATTGCGCTCGAGAAGTGCCTGGAGCGTGATCGTGCCCGTACGCGCTCGGTAGGTCCCAAAGTTATTGAAGAGCAATATCAGTTGTTCAAGCAGGCTCAGGAATCTGTAGGGGCCGAGGGGTTTGATGAGATTGTGGAACTGCGCGAGCCGGATTTGCAAAGCGTCCGCTGTGAGATTCTCTACCGTCCGATCAACCCGATTAACCCCAATAACCACATGAAGCGCCGCAACGATTCAACCATTCCAGCCAAAGGCCCCGAACCGCGTAGTTGA
- a CDS encoding cysteine synthase family protein yields the protein MTSGSKGAVLQPELKHATDVLSLIGNTPLVRLRRIGAEFPQAALLAKAEWANPGGSVKDRAAWSIIQEAERAGLLTPEKTLLDSTSGNTGIAYAMMGAARGYRVKLFMPSNVSLERKQILQAFGAETVYTNPMEGSDGAIRKVRELAEKEPQNYFYANQYNNPANWKAHYQTTAPEIFDQTEGQITHFVAGLGTTGTFIGTARRLKELKGGIRCISFQPDSPFHGLEGLKHLPTSIVPGIYDSSLADENLEISTEEAYAMTLRLAREEGLLVGISSGASMVAALKVAKQVESGVIVTIFPDSGDKYLSERFWNESPAGP from the coding sequence ATGACATCTGGATCCAAAGGGGCCGTTTTGCAGCCCGAATTGAAGCATGCAACGGACGTCTTATCCCTGATCGGGAACACTCCCCTGGTCCGGTTGCGGAGGATTGGCGCGGAGTTTCCTCAGGCGGCGCTTTTGGCAAAGGCCGAGTGGGCCAATCCCGGCGGGTCGGTAAAGGACCGGGCCGCTTGGAGCATCATTCAGGAAGCAGAACGGGCGGGACTGCTGACGCCGGAAAAGACGCTGCTGGACTCCACTTCCGGAAACACGGGAATTGCTTATGCCATGATGGGCGCCGCTCGGGGCTACCGCGTCAAGCTCTTTATGCCTTCGAATGTGAGCCTTGAGCGCAAACAGATCCTGCAGGCGTTCGGCGCTGAGACCGTTTATACAAACCCCATGGAGGGTTCGGACGGCGCAATCCGGAAGGTCCGTGAGCTGGCTGAGAAAGAACCGCAAAACTATTTTTACGCCAACCAGTACAACAATCCTGCCAACTGGAAGGCCCATTATCAGACTACCGCACCGGAAATTTTCGACCAGACGGAAGGACAGATCACACACTTTGTGGCCGGTCTGGGAACCACGGGGACCTTTATTGGCACGGCGCGCCGGCTGAAGGAACTAAAGGGTGGCATCCGCTGCATTTCTTTTCAGCCGGACTCCCCGTTCCACGGCCTCGAAGGATTGAAGCATCTGCCCACCTCCATCGTTCCCGGCATTTATGATTCTTCGCTCGCTGACGAGAACCTGGAAATTTCAACAGAAGAGGCCTACGCCATGACATTGCGGCTGGCCCGGGAAGAGGGGTTGCTGGTGGGTATTTCCTCCGGTGCTTCCATGGTGGCTGCTCTCAAGGTGGCGAAGCAGGTCGAGAGCGGGGTGATCGTTACGATTTTCCCGGACAGCGGCGACAAATATCTCAGTGAGCGGTTCTGGAATGAATCGCCGGCGGGACCTTAG
- a CDS encoding MoaD/ThiS family protein, whose translation MPVKVVIPTPLRQYTGKSDSVEVEAKTVGEALAGLTSRFSDLRKHLYNDEGKLRSFVNVYVNDEDIRFLQKDQTPLTETDVISIVPSIAGGSMTGCTCS comes from the coding sequence ATGCCTGTAAAAGTGGTTATCCCGACCCCCTTGCGTCAGTACACGGGGAAGAGCGATTCGGTTGAAGTTGAGGCGAAGACGGTTGGCGAGGCGCTGGCGGGGCTGACTTCCCGATTCAGTGACTTGCGAAAACACCTCTATAATGATGAAGGCAAGCTTCGCAGTTTTGTGAACGTCTACGTGAATGACGAGGACATCCGTTTTCTCCAAAAGGACCAGACTCCGCTTACCGAGACTGATGTCATCAGTATTGTTCCCTCTATTGCCGGCGGCTCGATGACCGGCTGTACCTGTAGCTAG